The genomic interval TTGACTCCGGTGAATCGCTGGAACCAACTATCGCTCAGATCGCCGGAATCATGGAGGCTTGTCAGCAGCGCCTGGGTCACCGCATTAACACTACTAGGCGAACCGATGGTCAACCCCGCCGTGACTGCCGCGACAAGCCTAAATCGAGATTCAACCAATCCAAGATTCTGATTGTTGAGGAGGTTACCAAGCAAGGCAGCGTACTCTTGCACCGAATCCACATTGAGATACCCAATCGGGCTTGTACCCGGTGATACTTGAAACTCCAGCAGCGCGCCGGGCCGCAGATTGTCATAAAACCCGGTTTCAATCCGATGTGCATCGATCAGCCCATAGGCGTACTGGTGACCCAGATCGTTGGTTCTATCGGACCTGAAATCGAGCAAGAAGGTATCGCCACCCACATGGCCGCCACCGAAGCGGGAAACCATGTCATTGGTGACATAGAAGTGGCCGGAGAGACCGAGACCTTGCAGAACAGTCGGATCATAGCCACCATGATCCGTCAGCCCCTTCAATCCTCCGAGCCCATTAAATGTGGTTAAGCTCACATTCTGCTTGTTAAAGTCAGCGAGGAACTCAGGATCCAGCGGATTCGTAGTCGTCAGTTTCTTTTGAACCCATTCATAGGCCGCATACTGTGCCAAGGCGCCGCCGAGGCTTTGGCCGGTGAAATGGATTTTGGTTTCTGAATCAGTCATCAATCGTAGATCAGCAAATACTTGTTCCCGTCCCGCGACCCACTGATTCCACCCCAATGCTGTGTTGCCAGTCCAATCGACAGGGTCTGAACCATCGGTTCCACCAAAGGCCACAATTACTTCGTTTGTTGTTGTGTTCTTGTAGGTTACAAATTTAAATCCAACGGCATCATTACGGCGCTCGAATTGTTTCTCGAAGCCTTGAGCAATGGTATAGGCCGGAAGAATGTTGTAGGTGGGGGTATCTTGAAGTGGAGCAAGGAATTGCGGCGCCGAAAGTGATGCGGTGAAATACGAAGCATCGCTTGCGATTAGCGCTAGCTTGGCTAACTCATTGAGTTGCTGTGTTACAAACATGATTATGTTCCTTTGCACACGTCTATGATGTTTAGAGTGATACGTAGCTCTCGATTTTTGGCATCAAAAGGATCACGTACAAATGCCACCTTGCAGCCATCCGGAGATGCTGTAAAGCTGGCTATCATACCCCCGCTGATTTTCTGCAGTTGATTTTGATGAACCCAATAGGCACCCGCGTCACCGGGATCTAGCGACTTATGAACGTTTATGGCGTTAGTAATAACAAAAAGTCCTTTTTGTGTTGGCGTGGCGTTTGTCCAGCCTCCAAAATGTCCTAAGACTTCATGCCTAGTTACACTTCCATCGGGCTTCATAAACCAGTAGGTTTGGGGCTGAACAACTTCTCTTTTGGCAATATTGTTCCACCCATACATGAAATAAGAATCTAGAAAGGTTATGTAATGGATGTGCGATGGATCCACTTCTGACTTTAGAATTGGTAGTGGGATTGCGTAGCTCGTGCCAGGTCGATGCCAGAGAACCGCTAAATCCTTGCCAGATTGAAGGTCGCGTGGACGTCGGACATCTAGGTATCCATGCTCAGGCAATAACTCAACATAGTCACCTCGCAGCCCTCGTGAGTGATAAGCCTTGCACGTGATCGGGTGGTGCTTTACCCCTTCCTCCCACTCCGGTGGCTCACCCTCCCAGGTTTCCTTCGAGTAATGAACATCGAGGTACGTCCGTTCCTCCCCCATCGGTCCTTTCTTCGATGGACCCTCGCTGATGGAGTAACCAATGTAGCCGCGGAAATAACAACCGAGGCTGGCATTCTTCACATACACTGTTCGCTGATTCTCGCGAGTATCCCAGATGTAGATGTTCTGCTCCCGTGCATACTGACCTCGTTTGTCTATATTCTCGAGGTTGATCTCATATCCCGTGAACATCACGCGATCATTATCGAGCCAGTAGAGACGGTGCTGGCTACTTGTCTGGAACCCTGAATCCTTGAGAACGAAAGGTGGTTTATCTGCCGAAGTCGCCAACTGCGGACTCACAATCACCATAGCGAATATCACAATCAACCACAGTCGCTGCATGCTCCAACCTCTCAACTTTTCTTGCCTGTTGCCCAAGGTTTGCCCATTGCGCCCTATACAATCCGCCAGTGCCTCTACTCCCATTCAGCCTTTCGCCTTTGCCTTCTGCGCCGCACCGAGCCCACCCAATACTTGCTGAATCTGCTGGTGCAATCGCACCAGGGCGTTCACGTCCATGGCCACACGGGTGACAAGGTGACCCTCCAACCCCTTCGGCGCGGCCTGACCGTCCTTGGCCGTCTTTGCAATCGTGGCCAGCAGCGCCGGTTCGATGAAGCCGAAGTCGAGATACGCGATCCCCTGGGCCACACCAACGTTCGTATAATTCGTCGCACGTGGATGGGCTGACGTCTCGCTGGGTTTCAAGCGGACGTTGAGTGCAATGGTGGTGTTCGGTTCGCTCATCGGTTCACACTCCTTTGTCGTGGGTAAACAGCCGAGTAGATGACAACAGCGTGGGATACTCCCAATGCATTTGTATTCCTAATGAGATGGGTGCGTGAGTCTAAAAGGCGGTCGATACGCTGTCAAGAACCCGTGCTCCCCATAGGCCACCAGCGCCGGCCGGATGGACTTTGCCTGAAACTACCTACAGGTTGTAACTGGGCAAAAGAGGGGGAATAAGGACCGGTGGACCGGTATCGAAGCGCCCTTCAGATCCTACGAGCCAAACCGAATACCTACCCCTCGATGGCGTAAATAGGAGACGCCCATCGCCCTAGATAAAACCGGCGGTGCGCCGATAACCTCAATCAGATCGAGATGTTCAGATATCAAGTTCAGCGCCCTTGGAATAGGCCTGGATGGGAAAGGGGGTTGTAATTTCTCTCTCAGGCGTTACAATAGTGCCGATTCGTCAACGCCAATCTGATCATTCACCATCATCATTATAGAGAGGTAGACCCGTGACATCACGAACACTCTTGCAGCTCATCATGACAGCAAGTCTCTGCGGCACAGTCGGTACCGTGTGGGCGTACGACGCCAGCCCGGGCGCAAGTAGTACGGATCCTTGCAACCAGGTGATCTTCTCCGCCTTCACGCCTCCTGCGTTCTCCGTTGACAAGAACAATGTGGAAGTCGCACCGAAATCGGAGTTTTCGTTTCTTGTATCCAAGACCGCCCCTCCGTCAAGCATCACGGTGAAGATCAAGGATGAAAAAGTCCCCGTCACGGTGAAACCTATCCACAACGGGAACCTGGTCAAAGGCAAGCTGCCGGAGAGCGCGGTGGGGCGCTATATTCGCCTCGACGTGTTCGCCAAAGGCCCCGGTGGCTGCGACAAAGCGGATGGCTGGCTGCTGAAAGTGGGAAAATGACCGTGTCAGGAGACGACGTAGGCAGCAATCTCCCTGCCTACGTCGTGGTCTGCCTCCGCGCCTAGACGATCCTCAGCGCGTTTCTCTCACCGACTTGATCGCCTCTCGAAACTCCCCAATCACAACCATTGCCTGAGCCAGGCGACGTTCGGCCAATCGGCATGCCCCATCGCGCATCCCATGTTTTCAGACCGAGCGCAACCGAACATAATTGCACGATTACTCCTCGGCTCTTCATCCGCCGTGCTAGGAGAGCAGCCGTAGGCTTATTACGTGAGGCAATCGGAATGGATGTTGATTAGAATGGAAACCGGATACCGACCTGCACTTCATTCGGGACCATTTGTCCGGCCAAGCTTCTGAGTCCGACATCGGTGGAATTGGAGGACGATAATGGACTAGACAGCGCCGGACTGATCAAGCGATCAAACTCGGTGGCATAGCCTCCCCTGAACCCCGCGCCGAAATAGGGTACCAGCGTCGTTCCTCCCACCGAAATTTGTTTCGACACATTTGGAAGGGTCCGGATGAGCACCTTACCATTTCCCGGTATCGAGCCCGACGGCAGCCACTGCTTATCCATCTCCGTGACGATGGCAGTCGGCGGCATCGTTCCGGAATCCGAGGATCCGAGCATGGGAAGACGGTCACCGGCCGCACCCGCATAGGGAAGCGGCTCGCCCAAACTGATGCCGACCATAAGACCGATCCCCAGAAGGCATCGACAATGTCTAGAAATGGCACACAGCTGAGCCATAGAGACACACCTTACAACCTGTCCGACACCTATGCAAGAGGTCGGCACCGCCTCACAATGTGTTTCCCGTTTGCCTTGGCATGATTGGAGAGCGGATTTCGCCGATCAGCCTCGCTGAGGTTAGCTTCACACATCCGCTATTTTCTTGGCGAGCGGGGGGCTCCACGTTATCGTACGTGCAGCAGACCACAGAAGAACTACCGGAGATACTTCATGCGATCATATGACATGGTCGTCATCGGCAGTGGCCCGGCCGGTCAGAAAGCAGCGGTTCAAGCAGCAAAGTTATCGAAACGGGTGGTCCTGATCGAAAAGGCCCACCAATTGGGCGGTACCTCGTTGAACACCGGCACCCTACCCAGCAAAACCCTCAAAGACACTATTGAATACCTTCACGGATTAGGGCGTCGAGGCTTGCCCCAACTGGGGGCAGAGCTCACGCGGCGGTTGACTCTCCCTGATCTGATGGCACGAAAAGACCAGGTCATCGAAACTGAGGTCGGTGTCGTGGGGCACCAATTACAGCGCAACAAGATCGAGATTCTCCAGGGCACCGCGAGCTTTCTCGATTCGCATACATTGAACGTGACGCGATCGGATGGAACCGCCGATCAGGTCCGCGCCTCGATCATCGTCCTCGCCACAGGGTCGCGACCACGTCGCCCCTCGGAGATCCCATTCGACGATGTGATGATCTGCGATTCGGACTCTTTTTTACGCACCAGGAAGCATCCCACCAGCATCATCGTTATTGGTGGTGGTGTCATTGGAACTGAATATGCGTCGATGCTGGCCGCATTCGGCATCACGGTTACGCTCATTGACCGCCGGAACCAGATGTTGCGGTTTCTTGATCAGGAAATCGCAGCAGCACTGGCCACGCAGATGGAGGAGAATGGCGTGGCAATACGGCTGGGGCAGGAGCATCTGAATGTGGTGATCGGTGACTCGAACCGCCCGGCCGTTCAACTCCACAATGGTGAAACTGTGACGGCCGACATGGTGCTCTACACGATGGGGCGGATCGGCAACACCGAAGCGTTGAATCTCCCGGCCATCGGGTTGGACACAGACCAGCAGGGACAACTCCCCGTCAACGCTCACTACCAAACCGCGCTCCCACACATCTATGCGGCAGGCGATGTTATTGGGTTCCCGGCACTCGCCGCAACTGCGATGGAACAGGGCCGTCTCGCCACCTGTCATGCCTTTCAGATCCCCGATGCGCATGACATCAAGGTGATCCCGTACGGCATCTACAGCATTCCGGAGGTCTCGATGGTCGGAAAGACCGAAGAGGACCTCACCGCCGCAGATATCCCTCACGCCACTGGGAGGGCTTTCTTTCGAGAAATGGCACGCGGTCACATCAGCGGAGAGCTCCACGGTCTCTTAAAGGTGATCTTTCACCGCAACACACATACGCTCCTGGGAGTTCATATCATCGGCCAAGGAGCAACCGAACTGATCCATATCGGCCAATCGGTGCTGACGTATGGAGGAACGGTGGAATATTTCGTCCACAACGTCTTCAATTATCCCACGATGGCCGAGTGCTATCGCACCGCGGCTCTCGATGGGCTCAATCGACTGCAGCAGACGAAGTGCCAACCAGCTGCCGCCGCTTGAGACTGCCCAGCACCACCTGCTCTCTCCTCCAGTGATCTTTCCAAGCAGAGGAGTGTTGGATCGGTGAGAACACGTTTGCTTTTGTTTCCAAAGAAGATATAATCGCGCTGTGCTTCAGGTCGTCATGATCTACGAGGAGTCGTGGTCATGAGCCTCTACTCAACTCTTCGTCTCTCCTCGCTGCCCTATAGACAGTCTTGCTCGTCCACCAGCAGAGCTCTGCCTGGAGATCTGCGTCTACTGGAGGTACGCCATGCCGATTCCTCAAATTCTCAGAATTCGTCTCGATCGCGAACATGTTCATTACGAGGTGCTCCCGCACTCTCGAACATGTGGCGCTCTTCAGGTCGCGCGAACCCTTCACGTGCCTGAACAGCAAATGGCCAAGGCCGTGATCGTGAAGGTGAAACAGCACTTTGTCACCACCGTCCTGCCGGCAAGATGGACCGTCGACCTTCATGGCCTCCGAAAGATGTTTGGGACTCATCGCGTACGGCTGGCGACCGAGCAGGAGATGACGGAGCTGTTCCCCGACTGTGAGGTGGGTGCGATGCCGCCTTTCGGGATGCTCTATGGACTTCCGGTCTATGTGGATCGGTCGCTCGCGCAGGACGGAGAGATTGTCTTTGAAGGCGGTACGCACTCGGAGGCGATCAGCATGCGATACTGGGATTTCGCGGCGCTCATGTTCCCCACGGTGGTGGACCTGCATCATCCGCCATGCGATGGATTGACCGAGAGCGCCAGGAACTAGGCCGCATCACTCACCCAGCCAGTTCCACAGGTAGGGGATGAGTAGATAGGCTGCGGCAGAGGCCAGTACCCCCACGACCGCACCGAAGAGCCCGGCCACGTAGAGTCCTGCAAACGGGGCCGCGAACACGACGAGAATCATGAACAAGGCCAGGGAACGATGGCGTTCGTAGAACGTCCGCCGACCTTCGGCCGACAAAGAGGGAGACGACCCCGAAGGATTTGACATAAGCCGAGTATAAACGAAACACGCTACCGTGTCTGCCCGAACGCTCCAGGCATCACACCTCCTGGAACAGTGCGGATCAGTGGAACACAGGGCCGGAGCCTGTCCCACCACAGCATTTCTTAAACTTCTTCCCGCTCCCGCAAGGACAAGGATCGTTGCGCCCGATTTTCGTGTGGTTCGAGGGCGCCAGATCGAGATCGCCCGCTTCGAGCCGCGCTTGATAGATGGCACGCCCTAGATGGGCATACTCGCGCATCGCCTCGGGGAAGATTTCAATCACCGTTTGGGCAAACTGCTCTAGACTCCCCTTCCCCTTTGTTTCCTGATGGTAGGCCTTGGCAAGTTTCAGCGACGTAAAGAAACTAAGCGTCATCAGCAACGCCCCGAAGTCCTCATCGAATTCATCAGGCGTGTACTCGTTCCATACCTCCGCTAGATAGTCATACCCCATCCCAAATCCTTGTGCCCACTGACTCAGGGGCGCATCGTCACTCAGGTTATCCAGCGGCCATGGTCTGATCTCGCACCCTGGTGGAAGCGACACACTTCCCCCTGTTCGTTCACAGATGCACTCGTTGTAGAGTGCCATCATGGCCTGAAGTACCTGCTCCGCTTCGTCCTTGGTCTCGTACTGAGCCTCCTGGTCGTTGAAGACG from Nitrospira sp. carries:
- the sthA gene encoding Si-specific NAD(P)(+) transhydrogenase; its protein translation is MRSYDMVVIGSGPAGQKAAVQAAKLSKRVVLIEKAHQLGGTSLNTGTLPSKTLKDTIEYLHGLGRRGLPQLGAELTRRLTLPDLMARKDQVIETEVGVVGHQLQRNKIEILQGTASFLDSHTLNVTRSDGTADQVRASIIVLATGSRPRRPSEIPFDDVMICDSDSFLRTRKHPTSIIVIGGGVIGTEYASMLAAFGITVTLIDRRNQMLRFLDQEIAAALATQMEENGVAIRLGQEHLNVVIGDSNRPAVQLHNGETVTADMVLYTMGRIGNTEALNLPAIGLDTDQQGQLPVNAHYQTALPHIYAAGDVIGFPALAATAMEQGRLATCHAFQIPDAHDIKVIPYGIYSIPEVSMVGKTEEDLTAADIPHATGRAFFREMARGHISGELHGLLKVIFHRNTHTLLGVHIIGQGATELIHIGQSVLTYGGTVEYFVHNVFNYPTMAECYRTAALDGLNRLQQTKCQPAAAA
- a CDS encoding YbaK/EbsC family protein, producing MPIPQILRIRLDREHVHYEVLPHSRTCGALQVARTLHVPEQQMAKAVIVKVKQHFVTTVLPARWTVDLHGLRKMFGTHRVRLATEQEMTELFPDCEVGAMPPFGMLYGLPVYVDRSLAQDGEIVFEGGTHSEAISMRYWDFAALMFPTVVDLHHPPCDGLTESARN
- a CDS encoding UPF0149 family protein: MRDTVPLFTGSQATLLTHFLSSPKRPKDTLTYPQLAGFLFSLGNGPELIPPSEWIPLVFNDQEAQYETKDEAEQVLQAMMALYNECICERTGGSVSLPPGCEIRPWPLDNLSDDAPLSQWAQGFGMGYDYLAEVWNEYTPDEFDEDFGALLMTLSFFTSLKLAKAYHQETKGKGSLEQFAQTVIEIFPEAMREYAHLGRAIYQARLEAGDLDLAPSNHTKIGRNDPCPCGSGKKFKKCCGGTGSGPVFH